A genomic segment from Camarhynchus parvulus chromosome 7, STF_HiC, whole genome shotgun sequence encodes:
- the ACADL gene encoding long-chain specific acyl-CoA dehydrogenase, mitochondrial: MAARLLRLRGFLRAAGCRPFSAQPSPLQTEQHGTKRLEPSSAKTLTDVGIRRIFSSDHDIFRESARKFFQEEVLPFHAEWEKDGQVSRELWEKAGQQGLLGVAIAEKHGGIGADILSSAIVWEEQMYVNCTGPGFSLHSDIVMPYIANYGSEEQIKHFIPQMVAGKCIGAIAMTEPGAGSDLQGVRTYAKKDGSDWILNGSKVFITNGWMSDVVIVVAVTDREARSPAHGISLFLVENGTKGFIKGRKLNKIGLKAQDTAELFFEDVRLPASALLGKENKGFYYLMAELPQERLLIADMALASCEFMFEETRNYVRQRKAFGKTIAHLQTVQHKLAEIKTQICVGRAFMDNCLQLHADKRLDSATASMAKYWCSDLQNSIATQCVQMHGGWGYMWEYPIAKAFVDARVQPIYGGTNEIMKELIARDIVSDK; encoded by the exons ATGGCGGCCCGGCTGCTCCGCCTGCGAGGCTTCCTGAGGGCCGCCGGCTGCCGGCCCTTCTCcgcccagcccag TCCTCTGCAGACAGAACAGCATGGCACAAAGCGCCTGGAGCCATCTTCTGCGAAAACTTTGACTGATGTAGGAATTCGGAGGATCTTCTCATCAGATCATGATATCTTCAGGGAGAGTGCCAGGAAATTCTTTCAGGAAGAAGTGCTGCCTTTTCATGCAGA GTGGGAGAAGGATGGCCAAgtgagcagggagctctgggaaaaGGCTGGACAGCAGGGCTTGCTGGGTGTTGCTATTGCTGAAAAGCATGGAGGCATTGGAGCAGATATTCTCTCTTCAGCCATCGTCTGGGAGGAGCA gatgtATGTTAACTGTACAGGCCCAGGGTTCAGCCTTCACTCAGATATAGTCATGCCCTACATTGCAAACTATGGCTCTGAAGAACAGATTAAACACTTTATCCCCCAGATGGTTGCAGGCAAATGCATTGGAGCTATTGCCAtgacagagcctggagctggcag TGACTTGCAGGGAGTACGGACATATGCAAAAAAAGATGGAAGTGACTGGATTCTTAATGGGAGTAAG GTGTTCATCACTAATGGTTGGATGAGCGACGTGGTGATCGTGGTTGCGGTTACAGACCGGGAGGCCCGATCCCCTGCTCATGGCATCAGCCTTTTTCTGGTGGAAAACGGAACAAAAGGTTTCATCAAAGGGCGCAAACTCAACAAAATTGGCCTGAAAGCTCAA gacacagcagagctgttttttGAAGATGTGCGGTTGCCAGCCAGTGCCTTGCTtggaaaagagaacaaaggCTTCTACTATCtgatggcagagctgcctcag GAAAGACTGCTAATTGCTGATATGGCTCTTGCTAGCTGTGAATTCATGTTTGAAGAAACAAGGAATTATGTGAggcaaagaaaagcttttgggAAGACAATTGCACATTTGCAG ACAGTACAGCACAAGTTGGCTGAAATAAAGACTCAGATTTGTGTGGGCCGAGCTTTTATGGACAACTGTTTGCAGCTGCATGCAGACAAACGCCTGGACTCTGCCACAGCCTCCATGGCCAAGTACTG GTGTTCTGATCTCCAAAACAGCATCGCTACCCAGTGTGTACAAATGCACGGAGGATGGGGGTACATGTGGGAGTATCCAATTGCAAA agCTTTTGTGGATGCCCGTGTTCAGCCAATCTATGGTGGTACcaatgaaataatgaaagaacTTATTGCTAGAGACATTGTCAGTGACAAGTAG
- the LOC115905571 gene encoding alanine and glycine-rich protein-like, giving the protein MAGGHAPGWSHAPRRPGLAALLPLRSGGGSAPPRCALAGRGLFKSASVSRGGRCAVRGRGGAGAGAAAENPPDAEASAGRGAAGRREAVGGTEGPGGGWFPRREWRVRMRGVGAGRGVTVRARGGAGPAAVRRGRGPCGGGTAPRPPRVS; this is encoded by the coding sequence ATGGCGGGAGGCCACGCCCCCGGCTGGAGCCACGCCCCCCGGCGCCCCGGATTGGCCGCGCTCCTCCCCCTGAGGAGCGGGGGAGGCTCCGCCCCGCCGCGCTGCGCTTTAGCTGGGCGCGGACTCTTCAAGAGCGCCAGTGTGAGCCGTGGCGGGCGCTGTGCTGTGCGGGGTCGAGGCGGCGCCGGCGCCGGTGCCGCTGCGGAGAACCCGCCGGACGCGGAGGCAAGCgcggggcgcggcgcggcggggcgccGTGAGGCGGTGGGGGGCACGGAGGGGCCGGGCGGCGGTTGGTTCCCGCGGCGGGAGTGGCGGGTGCGCATGCGCGGggtgggggcggggcggggggtaACGGTCCGTgcgcgcggcggggcggggccggcggccgtgaggcgggggcggggcccgTGCGGAGGCGGGACCGCTCCGCGCCCACCCCGCGTGTCTTAG